In the Drosophila takahashii strain IR98-3 E-12201 chromosome 3R, DtakHiC1v2, whole genome shotgun sequence genome, one interval contains:
- the Archease gene encoding protein archease-like has product MEVEFSKENFLLPEVKYEYLDHTADVQLHSWGTSLKEAFEQCGVAMFGYMTELDYVSVEQCFEIEAQGDDLEGLLFHFLDELLFLFSAEPYLVCKKLEITKFDLESFEISCRCYGEPFELGKHPQGTEVKAITYSAMQIVQDAEASNYEVFVIIDI; this is encoded by the exons ATGGAGGTGGAATTCAGCAAGGAGAACTTTCTTCTGCCGGAGGTGAAGTACGAGT ACCTGGATCACACGGCGGATGTGCA ACTTCACAGCTGGGGAACGAGTCTGAAGGAGGCGTTCGAACAGTGCGGAGTGGCCATGTTTGGATATATGACCGAGCTGGATTACGTGTCCGTGGAGCAGTGCTTCGAAATTGAAGCGCAGGGCGATGATCTGGAGGGACTACTCTTTCACTTTCTCGACGAGCTGCTCTTCCTGTTCTCCGCCGAACCGTATCTGGTATGCAAAAAGCTGGAGATAACCAAGTTCGATTTGGAATCCTTCGAGATCTCCTGCCGTTGTTACGGGGAACCCTTCGAGCTGGGAAAACATCCGCAGGGCACCGAGGTGAAGGCAATCACGTACTCGGCCATGCAAATCGTTCAGGACGCGGAGGCCAGCAACTACGAGGTGTTTGTGATAATTGACATTTGA
- the Jhbp16 gene encoding uncharacterized protein Jhbp16 has product MSQQWPSNCASLLIYLAGILLFATHLASASSQIDVDADLRHLLGRCQKTDEDFNECMRQVFNDLRAYFTTGVPDYNIKPFDPHHCTYVELRRGESHGLGSFRLILRNVSEFGWARSEVTKFHADPEDSRIVYTQYFPEKSLEGEYEFAAKMLGTEMNRKGHWNLTLYDYSQTTSVRRIGDPGSLIKVHVEVDKIGGMELHIENLLQGQPLNQLADGVINSMWQLGLPFIKPMINELVSTAFTDIFNESFRHFPLEKFLAT; this is encoded by the exons ATGTCGCAACAGTGGCCCTCAAACTGTGCCAGCCTTTTGATTTACCTGGCGGGGATCTTGCTCTTTGCCACTCACCTGGCAAGCGCTTCCAGCCAGATCGATGTGGATGCGGATCTCAGGCATCTGCTGGGCCGTTGCCAAAAGACGGACGAGGACTTTAACGAGTGCATGCGACAGGTGTTCAACGATCTAAGGGCCTACTTCACCACAG GTGTGCCCGACTACAACATCAAGCCCTTTGACCCGCATCACTGTACCTATGTGGAGTTGCGGCGAGGTGAGTCACACGGCCTGGGCAGCTTTCGTCTGATCTTGCGCAATGTCTCCGAGTTCGGATGGGCACGCTCCGAGGTGACCAAGTTCCACGCCGATCCCGAGGACAGCCGCATCGTCTACACCCAGTATTTCCCGGAGAAGAGCCTGGAGGGCGAGTACGAGTTCGCCGCCAAGATGCTGGGCACGGAGATGAACCGAAAGGGCCACTGGAACCTCACCCTTTACGACTACAG TCAAACTACCAGCGTGCGACGAATCGGGGACCCAGGCTCGCTGATCAAGGTTCACGTCGAGGTGGATAAGATCGGCGGAATGGAGCTGCACATTGAGAATCTGCTGCAGGGACAGCCGCTTAATCAATTGGCCGATGGAGTCATTAACAGCATGTGGCAGCTGGGATTGCCGTTCATCAAGCCGATGATTAACGAGCTGGTCAGCACCGCGTTTACGGACATTTTCAACGAATCCTTTCGACACTTTCCCCTCGAGAAGTTCCTCGCCACGTGA
- the PolA1 gene encoding DNA polymerase alpha catalytic subunit, producing the protein MSESPSGPRVKRQRIDKNGRFAAMERLRQLKGTKNKCQVEDQVDDVYDVVDEREYAKRAQEKYGDDWIEEDGTGYAEDLRDFFEDEDEYSEGEEDRKDSKKKKGIAPNSKKRPREAEKPAKGKASIKNLFSNAVPKKADIKNSVKDDDILADILGEIKEEPAETSEKVEKVIAPAKIAVASRKSDAAAAKEYMNSFLNNIKVQEQERKKAEASSDHEMLERILKPKAAVPNTKVAFFSSPTPAIKKEPLPEKKPVKEATEDPFSDNDMDFSCLDDDENQFDVEKEQLEPSVSQAKSAAKAPEKVSPKIEPTGSPKESEPEDMSKLLNNWESICQMDDDFEKSVTTTDQETPISSEEQLRFWYWEAWEDPIKLPGEVFLFGRTADGKSVCVRVQNINRVLYLLPRQFLLDPISKEPTKQKVTVADIYKEFDSEVASELKLDTFRSRKVTKSFAHHAIGIEVPQTCDYLEVHYDGKKPLPNLSAGKKYNSIAHIFGATTNALERFLLERKIKGPCWLQVSGFKVSPAPMSWCKTEVTLAEPKNVELVQDKGKPAPPPPLTLLALNVRTSMNPKTSRNEICMISMLTHNRFHIDRPAPQPAFNRHMCALTRPAVVSWPLDLNFELAKYKSTKIYKHDSERALLSWFLAQYQQIDADLIVTFDSMDCQLNVITDQIVALKIPQWSRMGRLRMTQSFGKRLLDHFVGRMVCDVKRSAEECIRARSYDLQTLCKQVLKLKESERMEVNADDLLEMYEKGESITKLISLTMQDNSYLLRLMCELNIMPLALQITNICGNTMTRTLQGGRSERNEFLLLHAFHEKNYIVPDKKPASKRGGGAGGDPEATLSGADATLPAKKKAAYAGGLVLEPMRGLYEKFVLLMDFNSLYPSIIQEYNICFTTVQQPVDADELPTLPDSKTEAGILPLQLKRLVESRKEVKKLMAAPDLSPELQMQYHIRQMALKLTANSMYGCLGFAHSRFFAQHLAALVTHKGREILTNTQQLVQKLNYDVVYGDTDSLMINTNITDYDQVYKIGHSIKQSVNKLYKQLELDIDGVFGCLLLLKKKKYAAVKLSKDSKGVLKREQEHKGLDIVRRDWSQLAVMVGKAVLDEVLAEKPLEEKLEAVHAQLEKIKNQITEGAVPLPLFVITKQLTRAPQEYANSASLPHVQVALRMNRERNRRYKKGDMVDYVICLDGTTNAAMQRAYHLDELKSSEEKKLQLDTNYYLGHQVHPVVTRMVEVLEGTDASRIAECLGMDPSKFRQNAQRVQRENTEQSEGESLLKTTLQLYRLCEPFRFQCIACKTEQLMASAYRPGPSSSHISVLQQCANSECQTAPVEYLASVRNQLQLSIRRFVQRFYKNWLVCDHPDCNYNTRTHTMRKEMRRPLCQKCRSGSLLRQYTERDLYNQLCYLRFMFDLGKQQLQQKPTLTPELEQAYQLLYETVDQQLQSSSYVVISLSKLFGRTLALMSLQPPRPRPHNELIASTLADVV; encoded by the exons ATGTCTGAATCACCTT CTGGTCCGCGCGTCAAGCGCCAGCGAATAGACAAAAATGGGAGATTCGCCGCCATGGAGCGGCTGCGTCAGCTGAAGGGAACCAAGAACAAATGCCAGGTGGAGGACCAGGTGGACGATGTGTACGATGTGGTGGATGAGCGGGAATACGCCAAGCGGGCGCAGGAGAAGTACGGCGACGATTGGATCGAAGAGG ATGGCACTGGCTACGCAGAAGATCTGCGGGATTTCttcgaggatgaggatgagtaCTCCGAGGGCGAGGAGGATCGCAAAGActccaagaagaagaagggcaTTGCACCCAACAGCAAGAAGAGACCCCGGGAAGCCGAGAAGCCAGCCAAAGGAAAGGCCTCCATCAAGAATCTCTTTAGCAATGCGGTTCCCAAGAAAGCGGACATCAAGAACAGTGTGAAAGATGATGATATTCTGGCTGACATATTAGGAGAAATTAAGGAGGAGCCCGCAGAGACGTCTGAGAAAGTGGAAAAGGTCATAGCGCCGGCGAAAATAGCTGTGGCCTCGCGAAAATCCGACGCCGCCGCTGCCAAGGAGTATATGAATAGTTTCCTCAACAACATCAAAGTTCAGGAGCAGGAACGCAAGAAGGCGGAGGCCAGCAGTGATCACGAGATGCTGGAGCGCATCCTCAAGCCCAAGGCAGCAGTTCCCAACACAAAGGTGGCCTTTTTCTCCTCACCAACTCCAGCGATCAAGAAGGAACCTTTGCCGGAAAAGAAGCCTGTCAAAGAGGCAACGGAAGATCCCTTCTCCGACAACGATATGGATTTCAGCTGTCTGGATGACGATGAAAACCAGTTCGATGTGGAGAAGGAGCAGCTCGAGCCTTCTGTTTCCCAAGCAAAGTCAGCAGCCAAGGCCCCTGAAAAAGTATCTCCCAAAATAGAGCCAACTGGTTCCCCCAAAGAGAGTGAACCGGAGGACATGAGCAAGCTGCTCAACAATTGGGAGTCCATCTGCCAAATGGACGATGACTTTGAAAAGTCCGTGACCACCACGGATCAGGAAACGCCCATTTCGTCCGAGGAGCAGCTGCGCTTCTGGTACTGGGAGGCTTGGGAGGATCCAATAAAGCTGCCCGGCGAAGTCTTCCTCTTCGGACGCACCGCCGATGGAAAGTCCGTCTGTGTGCGGGTGCAGAACATCAACCGAGTGCTGTATTTGCTTCCCCGGCAATTT CTCCTGGACCCCATTTCAAAAGAGCCCACCAAGCAAAAGGTGACCGTGGCAGATATCTACAAGGAGTTCGACAGCGAGGTGGCCAGCGAGCTAAAACTGGACACCTTCCGATCCCGCAAGGTCACCAAGAGTTTCGCCCACCACGCCATCGGTATTGAAGTGCCCCAAACTTGCGACTACCTGGAAGTTCACTACGATGGCAAGAAACCGCTGCCGAATTTGTCGGCTGGCAAGAAATACAATTCCATAGCGCATATTTTCGGTGCCACCACGAATGCGCTGGAACGTTTTCTCCTGGAACGGAAGATCAAGGGACCCTGCTGGTTGCAGGTGAGCGGATTCAAGGTGAGCCCGGCTCCCATGAGTTGGTGCAAAACCGAGGTCACCCTGGCAGAGCCGAAGAATGTGGAATTGGTGCAGGATAAGGGCAAACCAGCGCCACCACCGCCGCTAACTCTACTGGCACTCAATGTGCGCACCTCGATGAATCCGAAAACCTCGAGAAACGAGATCTGCATGATTTCGATGCTCACTCACAATCGTTTCCACATCGATCGTCCTGCCCCGCAGCCCGCCTTCAATCGACATATGTGCGCCTTGACTCGACCGGCGGTGGTTAGTTGGCCCCTGGACTTGAACTTTGAGTTAGCCAAGTATAAGTCCACCAAAATATATAAGCACGATTCGGAGAGAGCTTTATTAAGTTGGTTCTTGGCTCAGTACCAACAAATAGATGCCGATCTCATTGTGACCTTTGACTCCATGGATTGCCAGCTGAATGTGATTACCGATCAAATTGTGGCCCTGAAGATTCCTCAATGGTCGCGCATGGGTCGTCTCAGGATGACCCAATCGTTTGGCAAGCGTTTGTTGGATCACTTTGTGGGCAGAATGGTTTGTGACGTAAAGCGTTCGGCGGAGGAGTGCATAAGAGCCAGATCCTACGATCTACAAACCCTTTGCAAGCAGGTCCTGAAGCTCAAGGAGTCGGAGAGAATGGAAGTTAATGCCGATGATCTGCTGGAGATGTATGAAAAGGGCGAGAGCATCACCAAGCTCATTTCCCTAACCATGCAGGATAATTCCTACCTGCTGCGGCTGATGTGTGAGCTGAATATAATGCCGTTGGCCCTGCAAATCACGAATATTTGTGGCAACACGATGACCAGGACCCTTCAAGGAGGTCGCTCCGAACGGAATGAGTTCCTCTTGCTGCATGCTTTCCATGAGAAGAACTACATAGTGCCGGACAAGAAGCCGGCATCCAAACGAGGTGGTGGAGCTGGCGGCGATCCCGAGGCCACACTTTCTGGCGCCGATGCCACTTTGCCAGCCAAAAAGAAGGCAGCCTACGCCGGTGGTTTGGTACTGGAACCGATGCGGGGTCTCTACGAGAAGTTTGTCCTGCTGATGGACTTCAACTCCCTGTATCCGAGCATCATCCAGGAGTACAACATATGCTTTACCACTGTGCAACAGCCCGTGGATGCGGATGAACTACCCACCCTTCCGGATTCGAAAACAGAAGCTGGTATCTTACCCCTTCAATTAAAGCGCTTGGTGGAATCGCGAAAGGAGGTGAAAAAGCTAATGGCAGCGCCTGATCTTTCGCCTGAACTGCAGATGCAGTACCACATTCGACAGATGGCTCTGAAGCTGACTGCTAACTCCATGTACGGCTGCCTGGGATTCGCCCATTCCCGGTTCTTTGCCCAACACCTGGCCGCTTTGGTCACCCACAAGGGCAGGGAAATCCTCACAAATACCCAACAGCTGGTGCAAAAGCTTAACTACGATGTGGTCTATGGCGACACAGATTCCCTGATGATCAATACCAATATCACGGACTACGATCAGGTCTACAAGATTGGTCACAGCATCAAGCAGAGTGTAAATAAACTGTACAAGCAGCTGGAGTTGGACATTGACGGGGTCTTTGGCTGTCTGCTGTTGctgaagaaaaagaaatatgCCGCTGTTAAGTTGAGCAAGGACTCCAAGGGCGTCCTGAAGCGGGAACAGGAACACAAGGGCCTGGATATAGTTCGCCGTGATTGGTCGCAGCTGGCTGTGATGGTGGGCAAAGCTGTGCTCGATGAAGTGCTGGCCGAGAAGCCGCTGGAGGAAAAACTCGAAGCAGTGCATGCGCAACTGGAGAAGATCAAGAATCAAATAACCGAGGGTGCGGTGCCTCTGCCCTTGTTTGTCATCACCAAACAGCTAACGCGGGCTCCCCAGGAGTATGCCAATAGCGCCTCATTGCCCCACGTCCAGGTGGCTCTTCGCATGAATCGGGAGAGGAACAGGCGCTACAAGAAGGGCGACATGGTGGACTATGTGATCTGTTTGGATGGCACCACAAATGCCGCCATGCAGCGAGCCTACCACTTGGATGAGCTGAAGAGTAGCGAGGAGAAGAAGCTGCAGCTGGACACAAATTACTACCTGGGACATCAGGTGCACCCGGTGGTCACGCGCATGGTTGAGGTGCTGGAGGGAACCGACGCAAGTCGCATAGCCGAGTGTCTCGGCATGGATCCCAGCAAGTTCCGGCAAAATGCTCAGAG AGTCCAGCGTGAGAATACGGAGCAGTCGGAAGGCGAATCGCTACTCAAGACCACCCTCCAATTGTACCGCCTTTGCGAACCTTTCCGCTTTCAGTGCATAGCCTGCAAGACGGAGCAGCTGATGGCCAGTGCCTACCGTCCGGGACCCAGCAGTTCGCACATCTCGGTGCTGCAGCAATGCGCGAATTCCGAGTGCCAAACGGCACCAGTTGAGTACCTGGCCAGCGTCCGCAATCAGTTGCAACTTTCCATTCGCCGGTTTGTCCAGCGATTCTATAAAAATTGGCTGGTTTGCGATCATCCGGATTGCAACTACAACACCCGCACACACACGATGAGGAAGGAGATGCGGCGACCGCTGTGCCAAAAGTGCCGCAGCGGCAGCCTGCTGCGTCAGTATACGGAGCGGGACCTGTACAATCAGCTCTGCTACCTGCGATTCATGTTCGACCTGGGCAAGCAACAGCTGCAGCAAAAAC CCACACTAACGCCGGAACTGGAGCAGGCCTACCAGCTTCTATACGAGACTGTGGACCAGCAGCTGCAGAGCTCCTCCTACGTGGTCATCTCGCTAAGCAAACTCTTTGGCCGCACCCTGGCCCTGATGTCCCTGCAACCGCCTCGACCCCGACCCCACAACGAATTGATCGCCAGTACTTTGGCAGATGTCGTCTAA